TCTGGGTGGAGCTGGTCCATCACAAGAAGGGCGAGCTCCGTTTTGACTTCTTTTGGGTGGAGGGTTTTGGAACTAATCCCCGCCTTTCTGTTTTCCATTTCGGAACGAGGAAGGTCAGTCAGTAGTTCAAAGTAATTCCACATCAAATCATCAGAAATGGACATGATCTTTCCATACATATCGATAGGTTTTTCTGTCACACCAACATAATTGCCAAGAGACTTGGACATTTTTTTGACGCCATCTAAACCGACAAGGAGTGGTAACGTGATGACTGACTGGGGTTTTTGTCCGTATTCTCTTTGTAAGTCGCGGCCCACTAACATATTAAACTTTTGGTCCGTTCCCCCAAGTTCCACATCCGCTTTCATCGCAACAGAATCATAACCCTGTACAAGTGGGTATAAGAACTCTATCATAGAGATGGGAGTTCCTGCTTTATGACGTTTGGTAAAGTCGTCTCTTTCCAACATTCGAGAAACCGTATATTTGGAAGTTAAAACTAAAACATCTTCGAACTTCATTTCCGAACACCAGTGCGAGTTGTAGAGAATCTTTGTTTTTTTCGGATCTAAAATTTTAAATACTTGGTTTTGGTAGGTTTTGGAATTTTCCAATACCTCTTCTTTGGAAAGACGTTTTCTTGTTTCTGATTTTCCCGTGGGATCACCAATCATCGCAGTAAAATCACCGAGCATAAAACAGACTTCATGACCCAAGTCTTGGAAGTGTTTTAGTTTTCTGAGCAAAACAAAATGTCCTAAGTGCAAATCGGGGGCTGTGGGATCAAAACCCGCCTTGATGGTAAGGGAAGGTTTGGATTTGATTTTTTCTAAAAGTTCTGCCTCGCTAATGATCTCGACAGTGCCTCGGCGGATGGTATCTAATTCTTGGTTCAATTCTCTTTCAGTTTTCATAACAAATTCAAAAATTTTCGATGGTCGAAATGGTGACTTTTGACAATACTAACCTTAGAATCTCTATAGGCAACCACCAAAGTACGTAAAAACCCTTATGAATCATTTAGATGAAAGAAAACAAACACTAAAACAATTAGAATCAACTGACTACGATGTCTTAGTACTGGGCGGTGGAGCCACTGGATCTGGTACGGCACTTGATGCGGCTCTTCGCGGATACAAAGTAGCCCTCCTAGAAAAACAAGATTTCTCGGCAGGAACTAGTTCTAGGTCCACAAAACTCATTCATGGAGGAGTTCGTTACTTAGCCCAGTTCCATTTCAAACTCATTTACGAAGCATTATCGGAAAGGAAACGCCTCCTAATCAATGCACCTCACTTAGTAAAACCTTTGCAGTTTGTATTACCTACCTATGTTTGGTGGGAAAAACCTTTTTACTCCATTGGTCTGACTATGTATGACATCCTTGCGGGTAGATCTGTAGTACCTGGTCATGAAAGAATTTCCAAAGCAACAGCATTGGACTATTTTGCCTCTTTAAAAAAAGAGAAACTAAAGGGTGGGATTTCCTATTACGATGCCCAGTTCAATGACTCAAGGCTCAATGTTACCACCGTGCGAGCTGCCAAAGAAAATGGTGCAGATGTATTATCTCGCATCGAAGTCACATCTTTCTTAAAAGATGGGAACGGAAAAATCATTGGTGTGACGGCAAAAGACTTAATCACAAAAAAGAAAATCTCAATCAAAGCCAAAGTCGTTGCCAATACTACAGGAGTTTGGATTGATTCTCTCCGTAAACTAGACGACCCAAAAGCAGAAAATGTCCTTGCCCCAAGCCAAGGAATCCACCTTGTTTTCGACAAACAAAAGTTACCTTGTCGCACAGCCATGATCATTCCTAAAACTGCTGATGGACGTGTGGTTTTTGTAATCCCTTGGGAAGGGAAAGTCCTTCTTGGAACAACAGATACCCCGATTCAAAAAATTGATGAGGAACCTCTTCCACTGCAATCCGAAGTAGAATTTTTACTCAAA
Above is a window of Leptospira wolbachii serovar Codice str. CDC DNA encoding:
- the tyrS gene encoding tyrosine--tRNA ligase — its product is MKTERELNQELDTIRRGTVEIISEAELLEKIKSKPSLTIKAGFDPTAPDLHLGHFVLLRKLKHFQDLGHEVCFMLGDFTAMIGDPTGKSETRKRLSKEEVLENSKTYQNQVFKILDPKKTKILYNSHWCSEMKFEDVLVLTSKYTVSRMLERDDFTKRHKAGTPISMIEFLYPLVQGYDSVAMKADVELGGTDQKFNMLVGRDLQREYGQKPQSVITLPLLVGLDGVKKMSKSLGNYVGVTEKPIDMYGKIMSISDDLMWNYFELLTDLPRSEMENRKAGISSKTLHPKEVKTELALLVMDQLHPEEENRKAVEEWTAIHNTKNRALPDEIPTETLDSSYFSEKQPLLVYVLSQLKFIPSVSEGRRLIQAGGLYLDEEKITDSSLSLEPGKEYLIRQGKKGKFLKIKT
- a CDS encoding glycerol-3-phosphate dehydrogenase/oxidase, which codes for MNHLDERKQTLKQLESTDYDVLVLGGGATGSGTALDAALRGYKVALLEKQDFSAGTSSRSTKLIHGGVRYLAQFHFKLIYEALSERKRLLINAPHLVKPLQFVLPTYVWWEKPFYSIGLTMYDILAGRSVVPGHERISKATALDYFASLKKEKLKGGISYYDAQFNDSRLNVTTVRAAKENGADVLSRIEVTSFLKDGNGKIIGVTAKDLITKKKISIKAKVVANTTGVWIDSLRKLDDPKAENVLAPSQGIHLVFDKQKLPCRTAMIIPKTADGRVVFVIPWEGKVLLGTTDTPIQKIDEEPLPLQSEVEFLLKTGNDYLDTKLTKEDIESVFSGLRPLISTGDKKDTKSISREEAILVSESGLVTMSGGKWSTFRKMAEDLTDKLISVGNLPPKMNCVTASFAFPGADGYSKHLVAKIQTMYDLSYETSVRLADAYGGEVSFILGKKPKELKKGSGYFLEEIKHFVKKEFALSVTDVLSRRWRVVFLDLKLAETLAVPVANALAKELGWKETEKKSSLNELLNHIKDLKKTIG